One genomic window of Arachis hypogaea cultivar Tifrunner chromosome 8, arahy.Tifrunner.gnm2.J5K5, whole genome shotgun sequence includes the following:
- the LOC112707810 gene encoding uncharacterized protein encodes MPRMEDILNLPVQDPPCAEFSAAHINWVKLEGGRQGGDDIALIPFVRVDGFVKGESSNPECPASFRVESRRKRPEGSVTKPRVDGYLEYTLYWCSYGPEDYREGDSCIGDSKSTKPASGKGSRPGRRHMMRGCLCHFTVKRLYTRPLLALIIYNQRRHVDKTGAPCHGILDRDAIGTRAMYAPRISDELRQKVMSMLYVGISLDNIIQHHVEVMQKQGGPQNRDDFLTRNDVRNMERSIRNSSHELQENDECSVKIWVQRHQKHVFYYQDNSGSQSFVLGIQTDWQLQQMIRYGNKSFISFHSTFGLKKLKYPVCSLLVFGSSQNAIPVAWIITSSFVGKDIHKWIALLSEKIRAKDPRWRPSAVILDDPSFDYNSIREAFQCRILLCAWHVRRSWIKKLFKTCCNFEVQREMLRHLGWILYCTRCGPNAMDALEEFMQIFVDQCSFMEYFKSKWLPSIDMWINGIKSLPLTMPESLAAIESYHIKLKSTLLKENNANFWPRLDWLIHTLTTGFLSLYWLDQYSLDTGYFANLQDKSLSANAWYHALNIPDVDVILDEQNLRHAKVLSQTDRNLVYTVWNPGSEFSLCDCSWSRLGNLCKHVIKVATFCRSRQVTRPLLSAQVYKQALLTLLHNPPDDPLVLDHTVLHVARLQQDIKALEELSNSGLLQPLASDLSSQMAVNPLLFQHQH; translated from the exons ATGCCGAGAATGGAAGACATTCTAAACCTTCCAGTTCAAGATCCCCCATGTGCTGAGTTCTCTGCTGCTCACATAAATTGGGTGAAATTAGAGGGTGGTCGCCAAGGGGGTGATGATATTGCTCTGATTCCTTTTGTCAGAGTGGATGGTTTTGTGAAAGGGGAGTCTTCAAATCCAGAATGTCCTGCTAGCTTCCGTGTAGAATCAAGGAGGAAGAGACCTGAGGGGAGTGTCACTAAACCAAGGGTTGACGGCTATCTTGAATATACCTT GTACTGGTGTTCTTATGGTCCTGAGGACTATCGAGAAGGTGACTCGTGCATAGGAGATAGCAAAAGTACCAAGCCTGCTTCAGGGAAGGGAAGCAGACCAGGGAGGCGTCATATGATGAGAGGTTGCCTTTGCCATTTCACTGTTAAAAGATTATATACACGCCCTCTTCTTGCTCTAATAATATACAACCAAAGAAGGCATGTAGACAAAACAGGGGCACCGTGTCATGGAATACTTGATAGGGATGCAATAGGAACAAGAGCTATGTATGCTCCACGCATTTCCGATGAGTTACGCCAGAAAGTGATGTCTATGCTTTATGTTGGGATATCTCTTGATAACATAATACAGCACCATGTAGAGGTTATGCAGAAGCAAGGTGGACCCCAAAACCGTGATGATTTTCTCACTCGAAATGATGTGCGCAACATGGAACGGAGTATCCGTAATTCTTCACATGAATTGCAGGAAAACGATGAATGCAGTGTAAAGATATGGGTCCAACGCCATCAGAAGCATGTTTTCTATTACCAAGATAACTCAGGTTCACAATCATTTGTTTTGGGCATACAGACAGATTGGCAGCTGCAACAGATGATTCGTTATGGAAATAAGAGTTTCATTTCTTTTCATTCAACATTTGGCTTGAAGAAGCTTAAG TATCCAGTGTGTTCGTTACTTGTTTTTGGTTCATCTCAAAATGCAATTCCCGTTGCTTGGATAATCACCTCATCCTTTGTCGGAAAAGACATACATAAATGGATTGCATTGCTATCTGAAAAGATACGAGCCAAGGATCCTAGATGGAGGCCTAGTGCTGTTATACTGGATGATCCATCTTTTGACTATAATAGCATAAG AGAGGCATTCCAGTGTCGCATCTTGTTATGTGCCTGGCATGTTCGCCGTTCTTGGATCAAAAAGCTTTTTAAGACATGTTGCAACTTTGAGGTGCAAAGGGAGATGTTACGGCACCTTGGATGGATTCTTTACTGTACAAGATGTGGACCAAATGCTATGGATGCACTTGAAGAGTTTATGCAAATTTTTGTTGATCAATGTTCTTTCATGGAGTATTTCAAGAGCAAGTGGCTACCAAGTATAG ATATGTGGATTAATGGCATAAAGTCACTACCGTTGACAATGCCCGAGTCACTTGCTGCAATAGAATCATATCACATAAAATTGAAATCCACACTTTTGAAAGAGAATAATGCTAATTTCTGGCCAAGACTTGACTGGTTAATCCACACTTTAACTACTGGATTTCTCTCCTTGTATTGGCTAGACCAATACAGTTTAGATACTGGCTATTTTGCGAATCTACAAGACAAATCTTTATCTGCCAATGCTTGGTATCACGCTCTCAATATTCCAGATGTTGATGTGATACTGGATGAGCAAAATCTCCGTCATGCAAAAGTTCTTTCTCAGACTGACAGAAACTTGGTGTATACAGTTTGGAATCCTGGCTCAGAATTTTCACTTTGTGATTGTTCTTGGTCTAGGCTGGGAAACCTTTGTAAACATGTAATCAAGGTGGCAACTTTCTGTAGAAGTCGGCAGGTTACAAGGCCGTTGTTGTCTGCTCAAGTTTATAAACAG